In one window of Paenarthrobacter nicotinovorans DNA:
- a CDS encoding MarR family winged helix-turn-helix transcriptional regulator has protein sequence MSDSFDPRLTDLAREFREALRLGVYMFRRLDPEGDLTAAQLSLLSMISDGGLRVGDIAKNLGIKVPSATEQIIKLERAGLVTRQPDPDDSRAVQVGITTAGTAAVESANHRRNAMVAELLQGLSAQEIEQLAAALPVISKINSSFQN, from the coding sequence AGCGATAGTTTCGATCCCCGCCTCACCGACCTCGCGCGTGAATTTCGTGAGGCCCTGCGTCTGGGTGTCTACATGTTTCGTCGTCTGGACCCGGAGGGTGACCTCACCGCCGCGCAGCTGAGCCTGCTCTCCATGATCTCGGACGGTGGCCTGCGTGTGGGCGACATCGCCAAGAACCTCGGGATCAAAGTCCCCAGCGCAACCGAGCAGATCATCAAGCTTGAGCGCGCCGGCCTGGTAACCCGTCAACCTGACCCCGACGACTCCCGCGCTGTCCAAGTGGGCATCACCACGGCCGGGACCGCCGCCGTCGAATCTGCCAACCACCGGCGCAACGCCATGGTGGCGGAGTTGCTGCAGGGCCTCAGCGCGCAGGAAATCGAGCAGCTGGCCGCGGCACTTCCCGTCATCAGCAAAATCAACAGCTCATTCCAGAACTAA
- a CDS encoding sugar porter family MFS transporter codes for MSSPSTEAGAPHVSRKVIGLAVAGAVGGFLFGFDSSVVNGAVDAMAGEFAMSEALTGFAVAVALLGCAVGAYLAGKVADRYGRIPAMKIGALLFLVSAIGTGLAFSVWDLIFWRLVGGLGIGLASVIAPAYISEISPRHVRGRLASLQQLAITTGIFAALLSDAVLANSAGGADGTLWFGIEAWRWMFIACAVPAAIYGWIAFRLPESPHFLVLNGKEDQARTIFNKLIPGDDIDRHIREIRESIQQEKLSTKKGSLRGNRFGLLPVVWIGIILSVLQQFVGINVIFYYSTTLWKAVGFQEKDSLTISVATSVTNILVTLVAIALVDRIGRRPILLTGSIGMAVSLGVMALAFSSAVGTGSEITLPGAWGPIALVAANIFVISFGASWGPLVWVLLGEIFPSRIRARALGLAAAAQWIANFAITLSFPIMAAGSLPLTYAMYAAFAAASFFFVMFKVPETNGMSLEQAETLFVPKGAPVAPLPVTSDEGK; via the coding sequence ATGTCCAGTCCCAGCACCGAAGCAGGCGCCCCCCACGTTTCCCGGAAGGTGATCGGCCTGGCTGTCGCCGGCGCAGTTGGCGGCTTCCTGTTCGGCTTTGATTCGTCCGTAGTCAACGGTGCGGTGGATGCCATGGCGGGCGAGTTCGCCATGAGCGAGGCTCTCACCGGCTTCGCTGTCGCCGTGGCCTTGCTCGGCTGTGCCGTGGGCGCCTACCTGGCCGGTAAAGTTGCCGACCGGTACGGCCGCATCCCCGCAATGAAGATCGGCGCACTCCTCTTCCTGGTCAGCGCCATCGGAACCGGCCTCGCCTTCAGCGTGTGGGACCTCATCTTCTGGCGGCTGGTAGGTGGCCTCGGCATCGGGCTCGCATCCGTGATTGCCCCCGCCTACATTTCGGAAATCTCCCCGCGGCACGTCCGCGGCCGTTTGGCCTCGCTCCAGCAACTGGCCATCACCACGGGTATCTTTGCGGCGCTGCTCTCCGACGCGGTCCTGGCCAACTCTGCCGGCGGCGCGGACGGAACGCTGTGGTTCGGGATCGAAGCCTGGCGCTGGATGTTCATCGCCTGCGCCGTGCCTGCCGCCATCTACGGCTGGATCGCCTTCCGCCTGCCCGAGTCACCGCACTTCCTGGTACTCAACGGCAAGGAAGACCAGGCCCGCACCATCTTCAACAAGCTCATTCCGGGCGACGACATCGACCGGCACATCCGCGAGATCCGCGAATCCATCCAGCAGGAAAAGCTCTCCACCAAGAAGGGCTCTCTGCGCGGCAACCGCTTCGGCCTGCTGCCCGTGGTGTGGATCGGCATCATCCTGTCCGTGCTGCAGCAGTTCGTCGGCATCAACGTGATCTTCTATTACTCCACCACTCTGTGGAAGGCCGTTGGATTCCAGGAAAAGGACTCCCTGACCATTTCCGTGGCCACCTCCGTCACCAACATCCTGGTGACGCTCGTGGCCATCGCACTGGTGGACCGGATTGGCCGCCGGCCCATCCTGCTGACCGGCTCCATCGGCATGGCAGTATCGCTCGGGGTCATGGCGCTGGCCTTCTCCTCCGCGGTCGGCACTGGCTCCGAGATCACCCTTCCGGGTGCTTGGGGACCCATCGCCCTGGTAGCGGCGAACATCTTCGTCATCAGCTTCGGCGCCTCGTGGGGACCGCTCGTGTGGGTGCTGTTGGGCGAGATCTTCCCCTCCCGGATCCGCGCGCGCGCCTTGGGCCTGGCAGCCGCCGCGCAATGGATCGCCAACTTCGCCATCACGCTCAGCTTCCCCATCATGGCGGCAGGTTCGCTGCCCCTGACGTACGCCATGTACGCAGCGTTCGCCGCGGCGTCGTTCTTCTTTGTGATGTTCAAGGTGCCCGAGACCAATGGCATGTCCTTGGAACAGGCGGAAACCCTGTTCGTCCCGAAGGGGGCGCCGGTAGCGCCGCTGCCGGTCACCTCGGACGAAGGCAAATAG
- a CDS encoding MFS transporter, with protein MSRQLADASASAETTIETTLEAEKASLLKQPKAVWATALAAVFAFMGIGLVDPILPAIAKNLQASTSEVSLLFTSYFLVTAVAMLISGFVSSRIGGKKTLLIGLAIIVVFASLSGLSGSVEQLVGFRAGWGLGNALFVATALAVIVGVASGGTGTAIILYEAALGLGISLGPLLGALLGGWQWRAPFFGTAVLMAAAFIALLALLPKTPAPAKKSRLRDPLLALGHKGLRTTAASALFYNYGFFTILAFTPFILGMDAYGIGGVFFGWGVAVAVFSVFVAPVLQKRFGAVKVLTGTLAVLMLDLVGLGLAAGHSVTAVVVLVIVAGALLGINNTVYTELAMGVSDSPRPVASAGYNFVRWMGGALAPFAAAQLGEHFGPQVPFFAGAVAMVIAILIAFSGRSFLSSHEPHLV; from the coding sequence ATGTCACGCCAGTTGGCTGACGCTTCAGCAAGCGCCGAAACAACCATCGAAACCACCCTCGAAGCGGAGAAGGCTTCCCTGCTCAAACAGCCGAAAGCGGTGTGGGCCACGGCCCTCGCGGCTGTTTTCGCCTTCATGGGCATCGGGCTCGTGGACCCCATCCTCCCTGCGATCGCCAAGAACCTGCAGGCCTCCACCAGTGAAGTGTCATTGCTGTTCACCAGCTACTTCCTGGTGACTGCGGTGGCGATGTTGATCAGTGGTTTCGTGTCGTCCCGGATCGGCGGCAAGAAGACGCTTCTCATCGGCCTGGCGATCATCGTGGTGTTTGCGTCGTTGTCCGGCCTGTCCGGCAGTGTTGAGCAGCTGGTTGGCTTCCGCGCGGGGTGGGGACTCGGCAACGCGCTGTTTGTCGCAACTGCCCTGGCCGTGATCGTCGGTGTGGCCAGCGGCGGTACCGGCACAGCGATCATCCTGTACGAGGCCGCCCTTGGCCTGGGCATCTCGCTCGGCCCGCTGCTCGGTGCCCTGCTTGGCGGATGGCAGTGGCGCGCCCCGTTCTTCGGCACGGCGGTCCTGATGGCCGCAGCATTTATCGCACTGTTGGCATTGCTGCCCAAGACACCTGCCCCGGCGAAGAAGTCCCGCCTCCGGGACCCGCTCCTCGCACTTGGCCACAAGGGCCTCCGCACCACCGCAGCCAGTGCGCTGTTCTACAACTACGGCTTCTTCACCATCCTCGCCTTCACTCCCTTCATCCTGGGAATGGATGCCTACGGCATCGGGGGAGTGTTCTTCGGTTGGGGCGTTGCCGTAGCCGTGTTCTCGGTATTCGTGGCTCCCGTCCTGCAAAAGCGCTTCGGTGCCGTCAAGGTCCTGACCGGAACGCTGGCTGTCCTGATGCTCGACCTCGTCGGGCTGGGACTGGCTGCCGGGCACTCGGTGACTGCCGTCGTCGTGCTTGTCATCGTGGCTGGTGCCCTGCTGGGCATCAACAACACGGTCTACACGGAACTGGCCATGGGCGTCTCCGATTCGCCGCGTCCCGTCGCGTCGGCGGGCTACAACTTTGTCCGCTGGATGGGCGGCGCGCTGGCTCCCTTTGCCGCCGCGCAGCTCGGCGAGCACTTCGGGCCGCAGGTGCCGTTCTTCGCTGGCGCAGTTGCCATGGTGATTGCCATCCTGATCGCGTTCAGCGGCCGCAGCTTCCTGTCGTCCCACGAACCGCACCTGGTGTAA